The DNA segment CCAGTTGCGGCTACACCACCAGTATGGAAAGTACGCATCGTCAACTGCGTTCCTGGCTCACCAATGCTTTGTGCGGCAACAATACCGACAGCCACGCCGTGTTTGACTGGCGTATTATAGCCCAAATCCCAACCATAACACTTATGACAAATACCACGAACGGTTTTACAAGTCATGTTAGAACGGATGGTTACTTCGCTAACACCAGCTTTTTCGATTTGCTCAATGAGTTCTGGGGTAATAAATTCGCCAGCCTTCACAATAACTTTTTTGGTTGTCGGATGAGCAATTTCCTTCAAAGCAGCTCGTCCCAGTATCAAACGAGACATTGGTTCACCAATATCTTCCACATCCTGCAAATTCAAAGTTAAACCTTCGGTATCATGACAGTCCTCTTCGCTGATGACCAAATCCTGCGCCACATCCACTAGTCTTCTCGTGAGGTATCCAGCATTAGCCGTACGCAGGGCAGTATCTGATAGTCCTTTGCGAGCACCGTGAGTGGAGATAAAATATTCCAATACATCCAATCCTTCTTTAAAATTAGCTTTGACTGGTAATTCAATAATCTCACCAGCTGGACTGACCACTGATCCCTTCATACCCATAATCTGAATTAGCTGGGCCCAGGAACCACGAGCACCAGAATCAATGATTGAATACAAGCTAGACGAGGCATCAAATGATTTTTTACTGACCTCGGTGATCTCATTTTTCACTTGATTCCATATTTCAATAACGTTAATATAACGCTCATGATTGGTTAATAAACCATCATTGTATTGTTGTTGAACTTCGCTGACTCGTCTCTCACCTTCAAAAATCATAGCTTTCTTCTCAGTAACATCGGGAATATCCGACATCCCCCAAGACAAGCCAGATTGAGTTATGTATTTATAAGCCAAACTTTTAATTTCATCCAGTAAATCAATCGTGGTTTCCCGACCGGCTTGAGCGAAAGACTGACTAATGACATTACGCAACTCGCTAGATTTCATGGTTTTGTTAATATAGTTCAATTCGCTCGGTAAAATGGAATTGAAAATCAAACGTCCGGCGGTGGTAGCAATAAGCTGATCATTAATCTTGACATGAATATCTTCATGCAACGTAATCTGTTTCAAATCATAAGCCAACTTCGCTTCATTATAATCGGTAAAATATTTAAGTCGTTCGCCCTTCTGACCACTGCTATAAGTCAAATAATAACAGCCCCAAACAATGTCCTGATCTGGGTAAATAATTGGCTCACCGGTTGCTGGCTTTAATAAGTTTCTCACCGAATGCATTAACTCTTCTGCTTCTTTCTTGGCCTCTTCAGTCAATGGTACGTGTACGGCCATTTGATCGCCATCAAAATCAGCATTAAAAGCTTTACATACCATAGGATGAACCTGAATGGCTTTGCCTTCAATCAATTTGGGTCTGAAAGATTGAATTCCCAAACGATGTAAGGTCGGTGCTCTATTTAAAAAGACAAATGACTTGCTGGTAACCTCTTCCAAAATATCCCAAACTTCCGCGTGGTCTTGCTCAATGTATCTGTTGGCTGAACGGACATTGTGCACCACTTCTCTTTTGATTAGTTCGGAGATAACAAATGGTTTAAATAATTCCAGGGCCATAATTTTAGGAATACCAGTCTCACCAATTTTTAATTTTGGTCCAGCAACAATTACTGAACGAGCAGAATAATCAATTCTTTTACCCAATAAATTCTGACGAAAACGTCCTTGCTTACCTTTTAACATATCAGCGATGCTCTTGAGGGTTCTTTTTTGGCCGGTGGAGGCGGTTACTGTTTTGCTCCGCCGAGCATTATTATCAATCAAAGCATCAACTGCTTCTTGCAACATTCTTTTTTCATTGCGCTGAATAACTTCCGGGGCGTTTAACTCCTTCAATCTTTTCAAACGATTATTTCTATTGATCACACGACGATATAAATCATTTAAATCAGAGGTGGCAAAGCGACCACCATCCAAAGCCACCATCGGTCGTAAGTCTGGTGGGATAACTGGTACGGCCATCAAAATCATCCATTCTGGTCGCACACTATTAGCAATTAAATTTTTAACCAGCTTCAGTCGTCTGGTAATTTTCTTCATCTTTGAAGGAATGGCTGTCATTTTTTCTTGCTGCAATTTCTGTATCAATAATGGTAAATCCACCTCAACTAAAAGATTGCGCACTGCTTCCGCGCCAATACTTGCTTCAAAGACATGGCCATATTTCATTGATAAATCTTGATATTGTGCTTCGGAAATAATTTGTCTAACGCGCAATTCCTTCAATTCTTTTTTGGCCCGATCAGCAGCAGCTTGGAGGTGCTCTAGTTTATCGTTAGTAATACGTGTCAAAGCCGCGCTCTGTTCAATGAAATCATCTTCCGCTTTCTTTTTGTCGTGGTCATTTTTAGCAGCGACTAATTTATCAGCTTTGTTCTTATTTAACTGGACTAATTTTTGTTCTTGTTCGTTACTAATATTTTTTATCTTGGCTTTCAATTCGTTTTTGATTTGCTGCATCACTTGCTCACGTAACTCTTCATTTACAGAAATGATAATAAAGGAAGCGAAATAGATCACCTTTTCTAGTTCCTGACTGGACATGTCTAAAATCAAACCAATACGTGATGGGATACCTCGTAAAAACCAAATGTGCGAAACCGGGGTCGCTAAATCAATATGACCCATGCGTTCGCGACGAACAATGGCGCGTGTGACTTCAACACCGCACTTATCGCAAATAATCCCCTTATATCTAATTCTTTTATACTTACCACAATAGCATTCCCAATCCTTGGAAGGGCCAAATGTGCGCTCGCAAAACAATCCGTCTTTTTCCGGTTTCTGAGTACGGTAGTTGATTGTTTCTGGCTTGGTGACCTCGCCATGAGACCAACGATGAATATCTTCTGGACTCGCCAGCTTTAATCTGATGCCGTCAAAATCCAAATCAAACGTTGATTCAGTATTGACGAAGGTTGTCTTAGTTGATGATGGAGTTGGCATATGAAATATAAGAAATTATTAAAAATATATTAGTTTGATTCTTCGGTATTAGTCTCTTTCTTATTTCGACTTTCTTTATCGGCCTTAAGATCTTTGATCAGATCAACGTCCAAACACAATCCTTTTAGTTCTCTAACCAAAACATTAAATGATTCAGGAATATTAACCTTTTTGATTGGCTCGCCTTTAATAATAGACTCATAGGCTTTACTTCTACCAGGCACATCATCGGATTTGATGGTTAAAATCTCTTGCAAGGCATGAGCGGCGCCATATGCCTCGAGGGCCCATACTTCCATTTCACCAAAGCGTTGACCGCCAAACTGTGCTTTACCACCCAATGGTTGTTGGGTAACTAAAGAGTACGGTCCGATCGATCGTTGATGAATTTTATCTTCCACCAAATGATTAAGCTTCAACATATAAATAATACCGACGACCGATCGCTTATCAAAAGCTTCACCAGTGCGGCCATCAAATAATTGTAATTTACCATCTTCTTGATAGCCGGCTTTGACTAATTCTGCTTTAATCTGATTTGGCTTGACGCCATTTAAAGCTGGCGTGGCCACTCGATAGCCAAGCTTTTGAGCTGCTAATCCCAAATGGGTTTCTAATAATTGACCTAGGTTCATACGAGAAACAACGCCTAAGGGGTTAAGAATAACATCAACCGGGGTTCCGTCTTCCATAAATGGCATATCTTCCACTGGTACGACACGAGAAATAACACCTTTGTTACCATGACGACCAGCCATTTTATCACCAACTTGTACTTTACGTAATTGCGCAATTGTTATCTGGATGGATTTGATCACGCCGGCGGGTAATTTATCACCTTTTTCACGAGAAAATATTTTGACGTCGATCACCTTTCCGTGTTCACCGTGTTCCAAATACAAAGATGTGTCACGAACGTCTTTGGCTTTTTCACCAAATATTGCTCGTAATAATTTCTCTTCAGCCGATAGTTCAGTCTCACCTTTGGGAGTGATTTTACCAACCAAAATATCACCGGAAGAAACTTTAGCACCAATACGAACGATGCCGCTTTCATCCAGGTCTTTTAATTTTTCTTCACTGACATTAGGAATGTCACGAGTGATAATCTCTGGTCCGAGTTTTGTATCACGAACATCAATGGGATAATCTTGAATATGAATAGAGGTGTAGCGATCATCTTGGACGACTCTTTCCGAAATCAAAATAGCGTCTTCATAGTTACCGCCATCCCAAGCCATAAAAGCTACTAATATATTTTGTCCCAATGCAAGCTCACCATATTCGGTAGCCGCACCATCAGCCAAAGCCTCACCCTTCTTGACCAGCTCACCTTTACTGACAATCGGTCTTTGATTGATTGAAGTTGCTGCATTTGAACGTAAAAATTTATTTAAATTATACTGACGAATGTTGCCGTTTTGTTCTTCCACCAAAATCTTATCGGACTGCACGCCAACAACCTTACCTTCATTCTGATTAACTATCACCTGACCAGAATCACTGGCCGCTTTCATTTCAATGCCCGTACCAATGATGGGCGTCTGGGGCCTAATCACTGATATGGCCTGACGTTGCATATTGGTTCCCATCAAAGCACGAACAGCATCATCGTTTTCCACAAAAGGAATTAAAGCTGTTGAGATACTGATGATTTGATAAGAAGAAACATCAACATAATCAATTGTTTCTACTCGCTCGAACGATGGTTTGCCATGATAGCGTACCTCCGCGTATTCGTGAACGAATCTACCCTCGGGGGTAATTGCTGTCGTAGCCGCAACGGTTACTGAACGCTCTTCTTGAAAGGCGTCAATATATTCAATTTCGCGAGTAACGAATGGTACCACTGGCACTGTTTTAATTGCTGTTTCTGTAGCTAGGTGCTGAGCAATTTTTTCATCAATTTCTTTACCTTTAGCTAATATTACTTTACCCTTAGCGTCTAAAATATCTTCCCGAGCTATCTGACCAATGGCGCTAATACCATTATTTTTTACATCGTGTAGTACTTTACGATAAGGGGTTTCAATAAATCCATATTGGTTAACCCGCGCATAAGATGCCATGTGGCCAACCAAGCCAATATTCGGTCCTTCTGGTGTGGCAATTGGACAAATACGACCATAGTGAGTTCGGTGCACATCGCGTACTTCAAAGCCCGCACGCTCACGAGATAATCCGCCGGGACCCATGGCGGACAATCGGCGCTTGTGTTCTAACTCGGATAAAGGATTGGTTTGATCCATAAACTGCGATAACTGTGAGCTCATAAAAAACTCTTTGATCGTACCAATGACCGGTCGCGCATTTATCAATTGACTCGGTGTCAAAGTGTGAATATCTAAAGTACTCATACGGTCTTTAATAATTCTCTCCATCCGAGCCAAACCAACGCGGAATTTGTTTTGAATCAATTCACCAATAGCACGAACTCGACGATTGCCCAAATGATCAATATCGTCAGCTTCCTCTTGCGTAATATTTAAACGAATAATTTCCTTGATAATCATTACTAGGTCGTCCACCATCAAGACACGATGCTCTTTATCAATCGGAAAATTAGTATCAAATTTTTTATTTAATTTATAACGACCAACTGCACCAAAATCATAACGTTCAAAATTAAAAAACATCGCGTGAATTAAACCACGAGCATTATCCGCAGTTGCTAAATCACCCGGTCGGATTCTTTTATAAACTTCAATTAATCCTTCTTCAATACTTTTAGCGCTATCCTTACTTAAAGTTTTTTCAATATAGTTAATATTGGGATCAACTTCTACCTCTTTAAATAAATTAATCAATTCTTCGTTGGTACTCACACCGAAGGCGCGTAACAAAGAAGTAACGGCCACTTTTCTTTTACGATCAATCTTAACAAAAACAGCACCGCTAGGCTCTGTTTCAATTTCTAACCAAGCGCCACGATTAGGAATAATTTTGGCGCCATATAATTTTTTACCACGATAAGCAGTTGAAGAAAAAAAGACACCGGCGGAACGGATGAGCTGAGAAACTACAACTCTTTCTACACCGTTGACGATAAATGTTCCGCGATCAGTCATTAAAGGAAAATCACCTAAAAATATTTCCTGTTCTTTAATCTCACCAGTTTTTTTATTAACCAGCTTCACCTTCACCCGTAGCGGTGCCTCGAATGTTATATTCTTAGCCCGTGCCGTTACTTCATCAAACTTCGGCTCATCTAAATAATAATCTAGAAAATATACTTCCAAATTACGACCAATATAATCCTTGATCGGATTAATTTCTTCAAATAATTCTTTGATACCTGTATCAAAGAATAATTTGTAAGAATTTTTCTGTACTTCTATTAAATCTGGTAAAGACATGGCGTCTTTTACCTGAGTGAAATATTTTCTTTCGCCTAGTGGATGAAGCATATAATAAGAAAAGGATTAAAAGTTAAATATAATAATATTAAATTATTGTTATTTTATTTTTTAATCAAAAAAGAACTGCAACGAAAAATTTAAATTGCAACTCTTTTCTTTCGGCGCCATCACGTTTTTAACCTTAGCCAGAAATCGGTATCGGGGACAAAAAAATCTCATCCACAAAAATGGACGAGCTCAATTATTAATTTTTACCTAAAAAAAGAATAAATACCCCCAATTAACATGCTAATATAATATAGAAACTACATGCTCTTGTCAAGGATAAATATACGCTCTGTTAACTAATTTACCTAA comes from the Candidatus Komeilibacteria bacterium CG_4_10_14_0_2_um_filter_37_10 genome and includes:
- the rpoC gene encoding DNA-directed RNA polymerase subunit beta', with translation MPTPSSTKTTFVNTESTFDLDFDGIRLKLASPEDIHRWSHGEVTKPETINYRTQKPEKDGLFCERTFGPSKDWECYCGKYKRIRYKGIICDKCGVEVTRAIVRRERMGHIDLATPVSHIWFLRGIPSRIGLILDMSSQELEKVIYFASFIIISVNEELREQVMQQIKNELKAKIKNISNEQEQKLVQLNKNKADKLVAAKNDHDKKKAEDDFIEQSAALTRITNDKLEHLQAAADRAKKELKELRVRQIISEAQYQDLSMKYGHVFEASIGAEAVRNLLVEVDLPLLIQKLQQEKMTAIPSKMKKITRRLKLVKNLIANSVRPEWMILMAVPVIPPDLRPMVALDGGRFATSDLNDLYRRVINRNNRLKRLKELNAPEVIQRNEKRMLQEAVDALIDNNARRSKTVTASTGQKRTLKSIADMLKGKQGRFRQNLLGKRIDYSARSVIVAGPKLKIGETGIPKIMALELFKPFVISELIKREVVHNVRSANRYIEQDHAEVWDILEEVTSKSFVFLNRAPTLHRLGIQSFRPKLIEGKAIQVHPMVCKAFNADFDGDQMAVHVPLTEEAKKEAEELMHSVRNLLKPATGEPIIYPDQDIVWGCYYLTYSSGQKGERLKYFTDYNEAKLAYDLKQITLHEDIHVKINDQLIATTAGRLIFNSILPSELNYINKTMKSSELRNVISQSFAQAGRETTIDLLDEIKSLAYKYITQSGLSWGMSDIPDVTEKKAMIFEGERRVSEVQQQYNDGLLTNHERYINVIEIWNQVKNEITEVSKKSFDASSSLYSIIDSGARGSWAQLIQIMGMKGSVVSPAGEIIELPVKANFKEGLDVLEYFISTHGARKGLSDTALRTANAGYLTRRLVDVAQDLVISEEDCHDTEGLTLNLQDVEDIGEPMSRLILGRAALKEIAHPTTKKVIVKAGEFITPELIEQIEKAGVSEVTIRSNMTCKTVRGICHKCYGWDLGYNTPVKHGVAVGIVAAQSIGEPGTQLTMRTFHTGGVAATGDITQGLPRVEELFEGRSPKKKAIVATEDGEVIIDETTDLSIRRERVIKFHYHGPTIEEHAYNEDFEVKVKDQQLVRPGDVLMKYIAGETIVAAKNEGHVRLTKSGIQIYQDIDAVKDIIIPPGYSLWIKNHAQMKAGDPITEGSLDLQELYHYKGRLATEKYIIKEIMWIYSSQGQKINMKHIECIIRQMFSRVYIHDAGDTNLLPGDVVTTSEFTEENLKAKKEKKKEARGEILLLGITKASLTTDSWLSAASFQETARVLIDAAVTGKVDKLKGLKENVIIGRLIPAGTGYLVKRVKE
- a CDS encoding DNA-directed RNA polymerase subunit beta; the protein is MLHPLGERKYFTQVKDAMSLPDLIEVQKNSYKLFFDTGIKELFEEINPIKDYIGRNLEVYFLDYYLDEPKFDEVTARAKNITFEAPLRVKVKLVNKKTGEIKEQEIFLGDFPLMTDRGTFIVNGVERVVVSQLIRSAGVFFSSTAYRGKKLYGAKIIPNRGAWLEIETEPSGAVFVKIDRKRKVAVTSLLRAFGVSTNEELINLFKEVEVDPNINYIEKTLSKDSAKSIEEGLIEVYKRIRPGDLATADNARGLIHAMFFNFERYDFGAVGRYKLNKKFDTNFPIDKEHRVLMVDDLVMIIKEIIRLNITQEEADDIDHLGNRRVRAIGELIQNKFRVGLARMERIIKDRMSTLDIHTLTPSQLINARPVIGTIKEFFMSSQLSQFMDQTNPLSELEHKRRLSAMGPGGLSRERAGFEVRDVHRTHYGRICPIATPEGPNIGLVGHMASYARVNQYGFIETPYRKVLHDVKNNGISAIGQIAREDILDAKGKVILAKGKEIDEKIAQHLATETAIKTVPVVPFVTREIEYIDAFQEERSVTVAATTAITPEGRFVHEYAEVRYHGKPSFERVETIDYVDVSSYQIISISTALIPFVENDDAVRALMGTNMQRQAISVIRPQTPIIGTGIEMKAASDSGQVIVNQNEGKVVGVQSDKILVEEQNGNIRQYNLNKFLRSNAATSINQRPIVSKGELVKKGEALADGAATEYGELALGQNILVAFMAWDGGNYEDAILISERVVQDDRYTSIHIQDYPIDVRDTKLGPEIITRDIPNVSEEKLKDLDESGIVRIGAKVSSGDILVGKITPKGETELSAEEKLLRAIFGEKAKDVRDTSLYLEHGEHGKVIDVKIFSREKGDKLPAGVIKSIQITIAQLRKVQVGDKMAGRHGNKGVISRVVPVEDMPFMEDGTPVDVILNPLGVVSRMNLGQLLETHLGLAAQKLGYRVATPALNGVKPNQIKAELVKAGYQEDGKLQLFDGRTGEAFDKRSVVGIIYMLKLNHLVEDKIHQRSIGPYSLVTQQPLGGKAQFGGQRFGEMEVWALEAYGAAHALQEILTIKSDDVPGRSKAYESIIKGEPIKKVNIPESFNVLVRELKGLCLDVDLIKDLKADKESRNKKETNTEESN